A section of the Streptomyces xinghaiensis S187 genome encodes:
- a CDS encoding FxLD family lanthipeptide encodes MAPAAVLTKPIAETTTAPAEDPFDVQVEVVTEIDAEQLPQACGTGDGCKSTCASSCASAV; translated from the coding sequence ATGGCTCCTGCTGCTGTCCTGACCAAGCCGATCGCGGAGACCACCACGGCTCCGGCGGAGGACCCGTTCGACGTCCAGGTGGAGGTCGTCACCGAGATCGACGCCGAGCAGCTGCCGCAGGCCTGCGGCACCGGCGACGGCTGCAAGTCCACCTGCGCGTCCTCGTGCGCCAGCGCCGTGTGA
- a CDS encoding ATP-binding protein: MLEMDYDVTPLSVRIARVLVSAHLRLWGMEKLVDTGALVVSELLANVLHHARPDRDGRRSALITVTRTPDGVALCVHDDDPSLPQRRCAGDEDEDGRGLQLVSVIADQFGVFRTPSGGKDVWLTLLSPREPKAAP, translated from the coding sequence ATGCTGGAGATGGACTACGACGTGACGCCGCTGTCGGTGCGGATCGCGCGGGTCCTAGTGAGCGCGCACTTGCGCCTGTGGGGCATGGAGAAGCTGGTCGACACCGGGGCTCTTGTCGTCTCCGAGCTGCTGGCCAATGTCCTGCACCACGCTCGGCCGGACCGCGATGGGCGACGCAGCGCTCTCATCACCGTCACCCGCACTCCTGATGGGGTGGCGCTCTGCGTGCACGACGACGACCCATCGCTGCCGCAACGCCGTTGCGCCGGCGATGAGGACGAGGACGGCCGCGGTCTCCAGCTCGTCAGCGTCATCGCGGACCAGTTCGGCGTGTTCCGCACTCCCAGTGGCGGCAAGGACGTCTGGCTCACCCTGCTGAGCCCTCGCGAGCCGAAGGCCGCCCCGTGA
- a CDS encoding helix-turn-helix domain-containing protein — protein sequence MPRPEKQLTPDASPRDWFGHEVRYWRKKRGHSASSLGPLVQASPSLIEKVEKGRASCRRDLAERLDEVLTTGGVLTRAWGMVSGESEKRRRETEKNAGPSMEGTVQAHQGRILGRETSSPLGSTEPVDRRAFLANSSLAAIASIDLAALVASTTPHEPPTKIRPKDITAVLSVAEDIHRRDNAHGGGGLVGVLAGRAMEWAVRLLTVPCPEQLRAPLYTAVARLGVVVGASRFDAYAHDDARIAFKISADCAEEANDWHLRAKVFSFLARQAVWIGDPDTGLTYAEKGLVRADRLTPTIQAMLHTARARAFGKMGDIGGATAAVGAADDAFARSNPQDDPPWMAYYNEAQHDGDTAHALYDLVLLKDQNPGQASRRFETAIEGHDDAYARSRAISGTKLASLLMAKGDPQQATAIGHQALTDAGHLTSRRAADDLKELNRFAARHRRTPEVAYLRERIAATLQA from the coding sequence ATGCCGCGACCCGAAAAGCAGCTGACTCCCGACGCCTCGCCGCGAGACTGGTTCGGCCACGAGGTGCGGTACTGGAGGAAGAAGCGTGGCCACTCGGCGTCCTCGTTAGGCCCGTTGGTGCAGGCCAGCCCCTCCCTCATCGAGAAGGTGGAGAAGGGCCGGGCCTCGTGCCGCCGCGACCTGGCGGAGCGTTTGGACGAGGTGTTGACGACCGGCGGCGTGCTCACCCGCGCCTGGGGGATGGTGTCCGGCGAATCGGAAAAGCGCCGTCGTGAAACGGAAAAGAATGCCGGCCCCTCGATGGAGGGCACCGTTCAGGCACACCAAGGCCGCATCCTGGGCAGAGAGACTTCGTCGCCGCTGGGGAGCACTGAGCCTGTGGACCGTCGCGCCTTCCTGGCCAACAGCAGTCTGGCCGCCATCGCATCGATAGACCTTGCCGCGCTCGTCGCCTCCACCACCCCGCACGAGCCACCCACCAAAATTCGCCCCAAGGACATCACGGCAGTCCTCAGCGTGGCTGAAGACATCCACCGCCGGGACAACGCTCACGGCGGCGGAGGGCTCGTTGGCGTTCTCGCCGGCCGAGCCATGGAGTGGGCAGTCCGTCTGCTCACCGTCCCCTGCCCCGAGCAGCTCCGCGCCCCGCTCTACACCGCTGTCGCACGCCTGGGCGTCGTGGTCGGCGCATCCCGTTTCGACGCCTACGCACACGACGACGCCCGCATCGCTTTCAAGATCTCCGCAGACTGTGCCGAGGAGGCCAACGACTGGCACCTGCGCGCCAAGGTGTTCTCCTTCCTCGCCCGACAGGCCGTCTGGATCGGCGACCCGGACACAGGCCTCACCTACGCGGAGAAGGGCCTCGTCCGAGCCGACCGGCTCACACCGACCATCCAGGCCATGCTGCACACGGCCCGCGCTCGCGCCTTCGGAAAGATGGGCGACATCGGCGGCGCCACGGCGGCCGTCGGCGCCGCCGACGACGCCTTCGCGAGGTCCAACCCGCAGGACGATCCACCCTGGATGGCGTACTACAACGAAGCCCAGCACGATGGGGACACCGCACACGCGTTGTACGACCTGGTCCTGTTGAAGGACCAGAACCCCGGACAGGCCAGTCGGCGCTTCGAGACCGCCATCGAAGGCCACGACGACGCATACGCCCGCTCGCGCGCAATCTCCGGTACGAAGCTGGCGAGCCTTCTGATGGCCAAAGGCGACCCGCAACAGGCCACAGCCATCGGCCACCAGGCCCTCACGGACGCCGGCCACCTGACCTCCCGGCGGGCCGCGGATGACCTGAAGGAACTCAACCGGTTCGCCGCCCGGCACCGTCGCACCCCCGAAGTGGCGTACCTGCGCGAACGAATCGCCGCTACGTTGCAGGCATGA
- a CDS encoding aminoglycoside phosphotransferase family protein: MTISAHASSAVLAAACSAAGLDPSAAEPIRIAENEIWRLPGQRAIVRIARPGQWAAAVREVSVAQWLADNDVPAVRALPVDQPVEVSGRPVTFWEELPAHTNGTVRDVVQLLKRLHPLPVPDFPLGDLDPFVRVSERIDAATSLTEYDRSWLRQRREELQRQWIRRPSGLPDCVVHGDAWVGNVARTARGPILLDFERVSVGPPEWDLVSTAVKLTTTGAVSPPEYAEFCALYGVDVTEREGYELLSSARELRMATYAAQHAATRPEWTKEAQYRVDCLRGRRGPRPWKWTGIM; the protein is encoded by the coding sequence ATGACGATCTCGGCCCACGCTTCATCCGCGGTCCTGGCCGCAGCCTGCTCCGCGGCCGGGCTCGATCCTTCTGCCGCCGAGCCGATCCGCATCGCGGAGAACGAGATATGGCGTCTGCCGGGTCAGCGCGCCATCGTACGCATCGCGCGCCCCGGTCAGTGGGCAGCAGCTGTCCGAGAGGTGAGCGTCGCACAGTGGCTGGCCGACAACGACGTGCCAGCCGTTCGCGCGCTGCCGGTCGACCAGCCGGTCGAGGTCAGCGGGCGCCCGGTGACCTTCTGGGAGGAACTACCAGCGCACACAAACGGCACCGTCCGCGACGTGGTGCAGCTCCTCAAAAGGCTTCATCCGCTACCGGTTCCCGACTTCCCACTGGGCGACCTCGACCCATTCGTCCGTGTGTCGGAGAGGATCGACGCCGCCACGTCCCTGACCGAGTATGACCGGTCATGGCTCCGGCAACGGCGTGAGGAGCTGCAACGCCAGTGGATCCGGCGTCCCTCCGGACTTCCCGACTGCGTCGTGCACGGTGACGCGTGGGTGGGCAACGTCGCCCGGACGGCCCGCGGTCCGATCCTGTTGGACTTCGAGCGGGTGTCCGTGGGCCCACCGGAGTGGGACCTGGTCTCCACCGCGGTGAAGCTCACCACGACCGGCGCCGTGAGCCCCCCCGAGTACGCAGAGTTCTGCGCCTTGTACGGCGTAGATGTGACGGAGCGGGAGGGGTACGAACTGCTTTCCAGTGCCCGCGAGTTGCGCATGGCCACCTACGCGGCCCAGCACGCCGCCACCCGGCCGGAGTGGACGAAGGAAGCGCAGTATCGCGTGGACTGCCTCCGTGGTCGGCGTGGGCCGCGCCCCTGGAAGTGGACGGGGATTATGTAG
- a CDS encoding sulfatase: protein MPLSRQLPTTDNATKEDGPAPDDSRERTPDDTTTADPDRAAATDTDRGTATGHGDTAAGGTDGRDAAGPGADDAPAAAGTDPGGTGAGDQRPGGDTAPAGDRARAGDEADHGPEQPSAAEESTAEESAPAGRPAGTENPAVGPGTVNPADEPAPARTPDGPAGGASEGSRPAGTPRRPWRRGPHGRWRAGHPAAARVLTYGTTALAVLLVFTALVMPNGLSRFTPFAFTRLPGEAVVAAAVLLFLPPRPRRWVAALSGAGLGLLLVLKFVDIGFYSVLSRPFDLVLDWILFEDGHSFLESTVGGTAATAAVIGAVTLAAAVPVLMTLAVIRLSEILVRHRATATRTTFVVAIVWITCSAIGLQIGSTPVASSAAAKLVKDRVKRVEAGIEDERKFARVAAVDDFGDTPPDELLTALRGKDVLFAFIESYGRVAIDENPEMSRLMSAALAEDTDRLDKAGFSSRSGFLRSPTTGAGSWLAHSTLWSGLWVDNQRRYRTVTASDRLTLTGAFQRSGAWRTVGMMPGVTRAWPEGKFYDFDAIYDSKELGYQGPKFSWTPVPDQYTLSAFERLERAKKDRDPLMAGIILATSHNPWAPIPRMIGWDEVGNGSVYHAMKEEGKDPEEVWKDPEQVRTEYRRAVEYSMDSLVSYLEEYGDEDTVLVVLGDHQPVPTVAGEGASRDVPISIVARDEAVLDRISDWEWDEGLKPGPDAPVWRMDTFRDRFLTAYGPEAGALSASQPESDADADADTEADADTEADTDKNADPDKAAKR from the coding sequence TTGCCGCTCTCTCGTCAGCTTCCGACAACGGACAACGCCACCAAGGAGGACGGCCCGGCGCCGGACGACTCCCGGGAGCGCACACCGGACGACACCACGACCGCGGACCCGGACCGGGCCGCCGCCACGGACACGGACCGGGGCACCGCGACGGGCCACGGGGACACCGCCGCCGGCGGTACGGACGGGCGGGACGCCGCCGGCCCCGGCGCGGATGACGCCCCGGCAGCCGCCGGTACGGACCCGGGCGGCACCGGAGCCGGGGACCAGCGCCCCGGAGGCGACACCGCCCCCGCAGGCGACCGCGCCCGCGCAGGCGACGAAGCGGACCACGGCCCCGAACAGCCGTCCGCCGCAGAGGAGTCCACCGCAGAGGAGTCCGCTCCGGCCGGGCGGCCCGCCGGGACCGAAAACCCCGCCGTCGGCCCCGGAACCGTCAATCCCGCGGACGAGCCCGCCCCGGCCCGCACCCCGGACGGCCCCGCAGGCGGCGCCTCCGAGGGCAGCCGCCCCGCCGGAACCCCCCGGCGCCCCTGGCGCCGCGGCCCGCACGGCCGGTGGCGGGCCGGACACCCCGCCGCGGCGAGGGTCCTGACGTACGGGACGACGGCCCTGGCCGTCCTGCTCGTCTTCACCGCGCTCGTCATGCCGAACGGGCTCAGCCGGTTCACGCCCTTCGCCTTCACGCGCCTCCCCGGTGAGGCGGTCGTCGCCGCAGCCGTCCTGCTCTTCCTGCCGCCCAGGCCCCGGCGGTGGGTCGCGGCGCTCTCCGGGGCGGGCCTCGGGCTGCTGCTCGTCCTGAAGTTCGTCGACATCGGCTTCTACTCGGTGCTGAGCCGGCCGTTCGACCTGGTGCTCGACTGGATCCTCTTCGAGGACGGCCACTCCTTCCTGGAGTCCACGGTCGGCGGGACCGCCGCGACCGCGGCCGTGATCGGCGCGGTGACCCTGGCCGCCGCCGTGCCCGTGCTGATGACACTGGCGGTGATCCGGCTGAGCGAGATCCTGGTCCGGCACCGCGCGACGGCCACCCGGACCACCTTCGTCGTCGCCATCGTCTGGATCACCTGCTCCGCGATCGGCCTCCAGATCGGCAGCACGCCGGTGGCCTCCAGCGCCGCGGCGAAGCTCGTCAAGGACCGGGTGAAGCGGGTCGAGGCGGGCATCGAGGACGAACGCAAGTTCGCCCGGGTGGCCGCCGTCGACGACTTCGGCGACACCCCGCCCGACGAGCTGCTGACCGCCCTGCGCGGCAAGGACGTCCTCTTCGCCTTCATCGAGAGCTACGGCCGGGTGGCGATCGACGAGAACCCGGAGATGTCGCGGCTCATGAGCGCGGCCCTCGCGGAGGACACCGACCGGCTGGACAAGGCCGGGTTCTCCTCCCGGAGCGGCTTCCTCCGCTCCCCCACGACCGGCGCCGGCAGCTGGCTGGCCCACTCCACCCTCTGGTCGGGCCTCTGGGTCGACAACCAGCGGCGGTACCGCACCGTGACGGCGAGCGACCGCCTCACCCTCACCGGCGCCTTCCAGCGCTCCGGCGCCTGGCGGACGGTCGGCATGATGCCGGGCGTCACCCGGGCCTGGCCGGAGGGCAAGTTCTACGACTTCGACGCCATCTACGACTCCAAGGAACTCGGTTACCAGGGGCCGAAGTTCAGCTGGACGCCGGTACCCGACCAGTACACCCTGTCCGCCTTCGAGCGGCTGGAGCGCGCCAAGAAGGACCGTGACCCGCTGATGGCGGGGATCATCCTCGCCACCAGCCACAACCCGTGGGCGCCCATCCCGCGGATGATCGGCTGGGACGAGGTCGGCAACGGCTCCGTCTACCACGCCATGAAGGAGGAGGGGAAGGACCCGGAGGAGGTCTGGAAGGACCCCGAGCAGGTGCGCACCGAGTACCGGCGCGCCGTCGAGTACTCGATGGACAGCCTGGTCTCGTACCTGGAGGAGTACGGCGACGAGGACACCGTGCTCGTCGTCCTCGGCGACCACCAGCCCGTCCCGACCGTCGCCGGTGAGGGGGCCAGCCGGGACGTACCGATCTCGATCGTCGCCCGGGACGAGGCCGTGCTGGACCGGATCTCCGACTGGGAGTGGGACGAGGGCCTGAAGCCCGGCCCGGACGCCCCGGTCTGGCGGATGGACACCTTCCGCGACCGCTTCCTGACGGCGTACGGCCCGGAGGCCGGGGCCCTGTCCGCGTCGCAGCCGGAATCGGACGCGGACGCGGACGCGGACACGGAAGCGGACGCGGACACGGAAGCGGACACGGACAAGAACGCGGACCCGGACAAGGCGGCGAAGCGGTGA
- a CDS encoding archease → MDRTEARGRPRASGHRTVPHTADLRVEAWAETAERCIAEAVRAAVESFADVSGAVAVAERTFEVTAATDEDLLVSVLDEAVYRLDADGEIPLETVVGPIRGGEGGRAATVRCRMADASRTPLVGAVPKAVSLHDLRLRGDSGEWACAVTLDV, encoded by the coding sequence GTGGACCGGACGGAGGCTCGCGGACGGCCGCGCGCCAGCGGCCACCGGACCGTGCCGCACACCGCCGACCTGCGGGTGGAGGCGTGGGCGGAGACGGCCGAGCGGTGCATCGCCGAGGCGGTGCGTGCCGCCGTCGAGAGCTTCGCGGACGTCTCCGGGGCCGTGGCGGTGGCCGAGCGCACGTTCGAGGTCACGGCGGCGACCGACGAGGACCTGCTGGTCTCCGTCCTCGATGAGGCCGTCTACCGCCTGGACGCCGACGGCGAGATCCCCCTGGAGACCGTGGTGGGCCCGATCCGGGGCGGGGAGGGCGGCCGGGCCGCCACCGTCCGCTGCCGGATGGCCGACGCCTCCCGCACTCCGCTGGTCGGTGCCGTGCCCAAGGCCGTCTCGCTGCATGACCTCCGGCTGCGCGGTGACTCCGGGGAATGGGCCTGTGCGGTGACCCTCGACGTCTGA
- a CDS encoding RtcB family protein: MEIVLTEETPYRFRIEEREAMRVPGVVFASRELLPQAAGDKALEQVANVATLPGVVRASYAMPDVHWGYGFPIGGVAATDIDEGGVVSPGGVGFDISCGVRLLAAGTTRAELDPGGFERLMDILGRTVPRGMGRGGLWELPGPDAMDDLLVDGARYAVEHGHGVPRDLERCEDSGALEGAAPGEVSRRAVERGLGQVGSLGSGNHFLEVQAVGHLYDPEAAAVFGLRPDQVCVMIHCGSRGLGHQVCTDHVKVMDRALHRYGIRLPDRQLACAPVDSAPGRNYLGAMAAAANYGRANRQLLSEAARRAFTTALGTGLDLVYDISHNMAKVETHEVDGRPRRLCVHRKGATRALPPGDPDLPEDLAEAGQPVLVPGTMGTASYVMTGLPGNDAFHSACHGAGRVMSRHQALRAVRGERLRADLESKGVAVRPSSWRGLAEETPEAYKDVDVVADVTEGAGLARLVARLVPLGVVKG; this comes from the coding sequence GTGGAGATCGTACTGACGGAGGAGACCCCGTACCGCTTCCGGATCGAGGAGCGGGAGGCGATGCGCGTGCCGGGGGTGGTCTTCGCCTCGCGCGAGCTGCTGCCGCAGGCGGCCGGGGACAAGGCCCTGGAGCAGGTCGCGAACGTGGCGACCCTGCCCGGCGTCGTCCGCGCCTCGTACGCGATGCCCGATGTGCACTGGGGATACGGCTTCCCGATCGGCGGGGTCGCCGCCACCGACATCGATGAGGGCGGTGTCGTCTCGCCCGGCGGCGTCGGCTTCGACATCTCCTGCGGGGTGCGGCTGCTGGCCGCCGGGACGACCCGTGCGGAACTGGACCCCGGTGGTTTCGAGCGGCTGATGGACATCCTCGGCCGCACCGTCCCGCGTGGCATGGGACGCGGCGGCCTGTGGGAGCTGCCCGGCCCGGACGCGATGGACGACCTGCTGGTGGACGGCGCCCGGTACGCCGTCGAGCACGGCCACGGGGTGCCCCGCGATCTGGAACGCTGCGAGGACTCCGGGGCGCTGGAGGGCGCCGCGCCCGGCGAGGTCAGCCGGCGGGCGGTGGAGCGGGGACTGGGGCAGGTGGGCAGTCTGGGGTCCGGCAACCACTTCCTGGAGGTCCAGGCGGTCGGCCACCTCTACGATCCGGAGGCGGCGGCGGTCTTCGGGCTGCGGCCGGACCAGGTCTGCGTCATGATCCACTGCGGCTCGCGCGGACTGGGCCATCAGGTGTGCACCGACCATGTGAAGGTGATGGACCGGGCGCTGCACCGCTACGGCATCCGCCTGCCGGACCGTCAGCTCGCCTGCGCCCCGGTCGACTCGGCCCCGGGCCGCAACTATCTGGGCGCCATGGCGGCCGCCGCCAACTACGGGCGCGCCAACCGGCAGTTGCTCTCCGAGGCGGCCCGCCGGGCCTTCACCACCGCACTCGGGACCGGTCTCGACCTGGTGTACGACATCTCGCACAACATGGCCAAGGTCGAGACGCACGAGGTGGACGGCCGGCCACGCCGGCTCTGCGTCCACCGCAAGGGCGCGACCAGGGCCCTGCCGCCGGGTGACCCGGACCTGCCGGAGGACCTCGCGGAGGCGGGACAGCCGGTGCTCGTCCCCGGCACCATGGGCACCGCCTCGTACGTCATGACCGGCCTGCCCGGCAACGACGCCTTCCACTCCGCCTGCCACGGCGCGGGCCGGGTGATGAGCCGCCATCAGGCGCTGCGCGCGGTCCGCGGCGAGCGGTTGCGCGCCGACCTGGAGTCGAAGGGCGTGGCCGTCCGGCCGTCCTCCTGGCGGGGGCTGGCCGAGGAGACCCCGGAGGCGTACAAGGACGTGGACGTGGTCGCGGACGTCACGGAGGGCGCCGGCCTCGCCCGGCTCGTCGCCCGTCTGGTGCCGCTGGGCGTCGTCAAGGGCTGA
- a CDS encoding N-acetylmuramoyl-L-alanine amidase, translating to MATPLSASRLLAAIKAEGCKVVEYKSWRTHNRNHKGPWGPVYGVMIHHTVTSGTDSSVALCYNGHSSLPGPLCHTVGAKNGTLYMVGNGRANHAGSGDDDVLRAVIDERALPADNEANTDGNRYFYGIELINLGNGRDPWPEPQLDAAARWAAAICRAHGWNERSVIGHLEWQPGKVDPRGFTMSSFRSRVKALLSRPPGQDNTAPEDDVPLYLSLGMHKEFTMVPGTWYSVAWDQEWSDPLKHHAAGGRTFATNCQYNGVASIRVRGLTPGRELQARIVEDDASGDTVQHHPIGETPGTAGSTFLAFPFSGKARKDRKIKLQIAHYGEEPVTVEKSYLKAQVWPN from the coding sequence ATGGCCACACCCCTCTCCGCGAGCCGGCTCCTCGCAGCGATCAAGGCCGAAGGCTGCAAGGTCGTCGAGTACAAGAGCTGGCGCACCCACAACCGCAACCACAAGGGTCCCTGGGGGCCGGTGTACGGCGTGATGATCCACCACACCGTCACCTCCGGCACCGACTCGTCCGTGGCCCTCTGCTACAACGGGCACAGTTCGCTGCCCGGGCCGCTCTGCCACACCGTGGGCGCCAAGAACGGCACGCTCTACATGGTGGGCAACGGCCGGGCGAACCACGCCGGTTCGGGTGACGACGACGTCCTGCGCGCCGTCATCGACGAGCGCGCCCTGCCGGCCGACAACGAGGCCAACACCGACGGCAACCGCTACTTCTACGGCATCGAGCTGATCAACCTCGGCAACGGCCGCGACCCGTGGCCCGAACCCCAGCTCGACGCCGCGGCCCGCTGGGCCGCCGCCATCTGCCGCGCGCACGGCTGGAACGAACGCTCCGTCATCGGGCACCTGGAGTGGCAGCCGGGAAAGGTCGATCCGCGCGGCTTCACCATGAGCAGTTTCCGGTCCCGCGTGAAAGCCCTGCTCTCACGCCCGCCCGGTCAGGACAACACCGCCCCGGAGGACGACGTGCCGCTCTACCTCAGTCTCGGTATGCACAAGGAATTCACCATGGTTCCCGGAACCTGGTACTCGGTGGCCTGGGACCAGGAGTGGTCGGACCCGCTCAAGCACCACGCCGCGGGCGGCCGCACGTTCGCGACCAACTGCCAGTACAACGGCGTGGCCTCGATACGGGTCCGCGGCCTCACCCCGGGCCGCGAGCTCCAGGCCCGCATCGTCGAGGACGACGCCTCCGGCGACACCGTGCAGCATCATCCGATCGGTGAGACGCCCGGCACCGCCGGGAGCACCTTCCTCGCCTTCCCCTTCTCGGGCAAGGCGCGCAAGGACCGCAAGATCAAACTTCAGATCGCGCACTACGGCGAGGAGCCGGTGACGGTCGAGAAGAGCTATCTCAAGGCCCAGGTCTGGCCGAACTGA
- a CDS encoding dihydrolipoyl dehydrogenase family protein: MVERYDALVIGGGMAGLPLALRAARHGRVAFVEKEKLGGTCLNRGCIPTKTMIASAAVAHQVRRAAEFGVTTTTPTVDLAAVVARKNRIVDTIRSGSYKTVGKADQLDFYPAEGRFTAPRRLRVDGTDLEADKIFLVTGLRTTIPPIDGLDATPYYTSRTLLDLTELPEHLIVVGGGYIGCEFAQMFARFGSRVTLIQRADRLLPSEDPDISTAVTDGFTTDGITVLTATTCTAVDGRPGNIRAGCQGSETGEITGSHLLIATGRTPNTDTLGLEHLGLEPDARGFLPVDDLLRTGAEGVWALGDIRGGPMFTHTARDDADIAYRTTYRGQDRSTAGRVVPHAVFTDPEVGSVGLTEPAARATGYDVLIGRQDFTGVVKARAIGNTRGLIKFVVDAATDRILGCHIAGPDGGNLVHEAVIAMTCGATYSDIARAIHIHPTLAEGVNTAAGGVHREIGT, encoded by the coding sequence ATGGTCGAGCGATATGACGCCTTGGTGATCGGCGGCGGCATGGCCGGACTGCCCCTGGCCCTGCGCGCCGCCCGGCACGGCCGGGTCGCCTTCGTGGAGAAGGAGAAACTCGGCGGCACCTGCCTCAACCGGGGCTGCATCCCCACCAAGACGATGATCGCCTCCGCCGCGGTGGCCCACCAGGTGCGCCGCGCCGCCGAGTTCGGCGTGACGACCACAACCCCCACCGTCGATCTCGCCGCGGTCGTCGCCCGCAAGAACCGGATCGTCGACACGATCCGCTCCGGCTCCTACAAGACGGTCGGCAAGGCCGATCAGCTCGACTTCTACCCCGCCGAGGGACGCTTCACGGCACCGAGGCGGCTGCGCGTGGATGGCACCGACCTGGAGGCCGACAAGATCTTCCTGGTCACCGGTCTGCGTACCACCATCCCCCCGATCGACGGCCTCGATGCCACCCCGTACTACACCTCGCGCACCCTGCTGGACCTCACCGAGCTGCCCGAGCACCTGATCGTGGTGGGCGGCGGCTACATCGGCTGCGAGTTCGCCCAGATGTTCGCCCGCTTCGGCTCCCGCGTCACCCTCATCCAGCGCGCGGACCGCCTGCTGCCCTCCGAGGACCCCGACATCTCCACCGCCGTCACCGACGGCTTCACCACTGACGGCATCACCGTCCTCACCGCAACGACCTGCACCGCCGTCGACGGCCGCCCCGGCAACATCCGGGCCGGCTGCCAGGGCAGCGAGACCGGCGAGATCACCGGCAGCCACCTCCTCATCGCCACCGGCCGCACCCCCAACACCGACACCCTGGGCCTGGAACACCTCGGCCTTGAGCCCGACGCCCGCGGCTTCCTGCCCGTCGACGACCTGCTGCGCACCGGGGCCGAGGGCGTGTGGGCGCTCGGCGACATCCGCGGCGGGCCGATGTTCACCCACACCGCCCGCGACGACGCCGACATCGCCTACCGCACCACCTACCGCGGCCAGGACCGCTCCACCGCCGGACGCGTCGTCCCGCACGCGGTGTTCACCGACCCCGAGGTCGGCTCCGTCGGCCTGACCGAACCCGCCGCCCGCGCCACCGGATATGACGTCCTCATCGGCCGCCAGGACTTCACCGGAGTCGTCAAGGCCCGCGCCATCGGCAACACCCGCGGCCTGATCAAATTCGTCGTCGACGCCGCCACCGACCGCATCCTGGGCTGCCACATCGCCGGACCCGACGGCGGCAACCTCGTCCACGAAGCCGTCATCGCCATGACCTGCGGCGCCACCTACAGCGACATCGCCCGAGCGATCCACATTCACCCCACCCTCGCCGAGGGCGTCAACACCGCTGCCGGCGGCGTCCACCGGGAGATCGGCACCTGA
- a CDS encoding vitamin K epoxide reductase family protein, whose amino-acid sequence MTTTAARDTASPAERRSPHAPIGANRAFALLLLLGGLLGLLASAVLTHDKMKLLANPNYVSACSINPVLSCNNIMKSWQASTFGFPNPFIGWVAFPAVIAIGAGLLAGARYRRWHWWGLQAGTVFGIGFITWLQYSSLYAIGALCLWCTLVWAVTILIFWYTTVHNIRHGLITVPDQVRRTVAEFHWTVPVLWIGIIAILILTKWGSALWA is encoded by the coding sequence ATGACCACGACAGCAGCCCGCGACACGGCCTCCCCGGCCGAGCGGAGAAGCCCGCACGCCCCGATCGGCGCCAACCGTGCCTTCGCGCTCCTGCTGCTCCTGGGCGGCTTGCTCGGCCTGCTCGCCTCGGCCGTGCTCACCCACGACAAGATGAAGCTGCTCGCCAACCCGAACTATGTCTCGGCGTGCAGCATCAACCCCGTCTTGTCCTGCAACAACATCATGAAGAGCTGGCAGGCATCCACCTTCGGCTTCCCCAACCCTTTCATCGGCTGGGTCGCCTTCCCCGCCGTCATCGCCATCGGCGCCGGACTGCTGGCCGGCGCCCGCTACCGGCGATGGCACTGGTGGGGCCTGCAGGCAGGCACCGTCTTCGGTATCGGCTTCATCACCTGGCTGCAGTACTCCTCGCTGTACGCCATCGGCGCGCTGTGCCTGTGGTGCACCCTCGTCTGGGCCGTGACGATCCTCATCTTCTGGTACACCACCGTGCACAACATCCGCCACGGGCTCATCACCGTCCCCGACCAGGTGCGCCGCACCGTGGCCGAGTTCCACTGGACGGTGCCCGTGCTGTGGATCGGCATCATCGCGATCCTGATCCTCACCAAGTGGGGCAGCGCCCTGTGGGCCTGA